TGTAATGGGAGCCTATAACTACCTGATTTCCCAGGGAAATACCCCTGCAACTCCGGCACTTGACAAAGATGCTATGTTGTTGTCTGCCGAACCGAATGGACAAGGATTATGCGATTCAGTTGCTGTCCCGGAGTTGGTAATCAGGAATAGCGGTAGAACCACTTTTACAACGCTTGAAATTGCCTATCAAATTTCCAATGGCACTTCCGGTACCTATACATGGACAGGGAGTCTTGCTCCCGGCCTTTCTCAGACTATTCAAATGCCCATGCTCAGCCTTGAAAAAGGGTACTATTCTATTAAATATGTTATTTCCAAGGTGGATGGTATTAAAGATCGTTTGATATTTGGCAACCTGAATGCCTGTTCGTTTGCCCTGCTGGGAGACGAAAAGCCTATTTCACCTTCTCCTGTCAATATTTGTTATGCATCAAAAGGCCTGCTCACAGCTTCCTCACCATCTCCTGATGTAATTTTAAAATGGTACGACACCCAGGGTTCTGCTAATGTATTGGGTGAAGGGCCTAATTTTATGACCATTCTGCTAACAGTAAACAGAGACTATTATGTTGGTGCGGTAACTGAATTTAACCTCGGACTGGAAAACAAAGATGTAGGATCCGGTACTTTTTTACCGCAGACCACAAACTATCTTACCTTTGATGTGAACTATCCGGTTTTGCTGAATTCGGTTAAAGTTTACGCCAGTGTTGCGGGTACCAGAACTATTCAGGTGAAAAACTCCTCCGGCACCGTTATTGGAAGCAAAACCGTCTCGGTTACTCCTCAAATTTCCGGAGGGGAACGTATTGACCTGAACATTTCTCTTGCTCCCGGGAAGGGTTATAGAATGGAACTAGATGGCTCACTTGCCTTTTTGCATGCCAATACAAGTGGATTTACTTTTCCTATGGATTTCAGAGGAATGATCAGTATCACAGGATCAAATAATGGACTATACAATTATTTCTATGATTGGGAATTGGAATATAAAAGCCCGTGTGGCAGAACGCGTGTTCAGACCATCGTTTCAAATGGAAGTGCCACTGCCGGATTTACTTCCAGTGATACCGTAATAGATATTTCCAATGCAGCCCAGGTTCATTTTACCAATACAAGTACCGGTGCTGCCCGTTATCTGTGGAGTTTTGGCGACGGCACTACCAGTACGCAGGTAAATCCGTCACACCACTATTACACTGCAGGATTTTATCAGGTCGGCCTTGCTGCAATCAGTAGCGATTCGTGCTCGGATGCAGTAGCCATGAATATCCATGTAACAGGTGTTTACCCCTACAATGTGGGAATTGAAGAAGATATTGAGGAATTTGGAAAGGTTTCAATTTACCCTAACCCGGGAACGGGCCTTTATAATCTGGTACTGGATCTGAACCGGAAGCATGAGGCTGAAATCGAAATCTTTGACCAGGTTGGAAAAAAGATAACTTTCCTTGAAAAAAACGAATACCAGAGGAACCATTTATTGCTGGATATATCAGGCTACAGTAGCGGAATATATTACCTTAAAATAAGAACTCTGGATCAGACAATAGTTAAAAAGCTGATTAAGATTGCCCGATTGTAACAATTCCCTTCCCGGTTTTTGAATAGGGTATCCTATAGTTGAGTTGTATGTAAATTGGTTGTAAAATCAGTCCTCGTTTACTCGTATATATCTGACTTAAAAGTTGTAGTTTTAAGGTTTTGGTCAAATCCCTATCATATGAAACGTAACTCTTTACTCTTACTTTTTGTCTTTCTGTTTATATCTTCGGGCCTGTTTTCCCAGGCAGAACTGAATGCAGATAAGGTAACTTATTCTCTTATTTCAGCCATGGAGCAAGATCCAACGGCATTTTATCCGGTGTATATCCTTTTGGAAGATAGATTGGATATGATTGAGATGAATGAGAATTTTAATAAACTGAAGACCTCACTCGAGGATCGCTCTGTTATTGTTATCAATTCCCTTCAGGCAAAAGCTGCTTCCACACAGCAACCTTTGCTAAATTTTCTCCGCGCATCAGCAAATGTAGAGCAAAACAGCATAGAGTCATTCTGGATCACCAATCTCATTTATGCTGAAGTTAATGCCGCTGCTGTCAGAGACTTGAGCCAGCGCGCGGATGTAGGCCAGCTGGAACTGGTTATCCCTCCGCAGGTGGAAGAAATGAAAAATATGAAAATGTCTCCTGCACGCCCTGGCAATTCGGTAGGTGGACATGAAAACGGACACGACGTCATCAACGCTCCCGCCATGTGGGCGATGGGTTATACCGGTGCCGGAAGAAAAATTCTTGTCATAGATACGGGCGTCGAAGGCAATCACCCGGCGCTGAAATACAATTATTGGGGAAACTTTGTACCGCACAGTCAGGCATGGTATGCGGTTTCTTCAAAACCTGAGCCGGAAGATTGTACGACTTCCAGCCACGGCTCTCACGTAACAGGAATTGCTGTCGGCCTTGACCGCATTACGCACGACACCATCGGCGTCGCCTTCAACGCCACATGGATGGGCGCAGCCGCGATTCAGGATGCACCTTCATGTACCAGTGCTGCCAGTACAATTACGGCCATGCAATGGGCTATCAACCCCGATGGAAACGCAGCGACCATTAACGACCGCCCTGATGTCATCAACAACTCATGGGGAGGAGATACCGCCTCAACGATGAATCCCGCTCTTTGTACTGGTGCTACCCAGACTGCGGTCAATGCGTTGGAAGCGGCTGGTATTGCTGTGGTTACCTCTGCCGGAAATCTGGGAGAACTGGGGCCATCCTCGCTTTCTTCTCCCGGTTATTCCAACTATACGCTGGTGAATGCTTTTGCCGTGGGTGCGATCAATGGTCATAATCCTAATCTCCCCCGGGCATCTTTTTCCTCCCAGGGCCCTTCTATTTGCGGCGGTACAGGCTCTCTGCTCATTAAACCCGAAGTGGTGGCGCCTGGTGTGAATGTAAGATCTTCCGTTATCGGAGGATATGCTCAGTATGAAGGTACCTCTATGGCTTCGCCCATGACTTCCGGTGCATTTCTCCTGCTGAAGGAAGCTTTCCCCACCCTTACCGGTGAACAAATCAAACTGGCGCTCTACTATAGTGCCGTTGACCTTGGACCTGCCGGTGAAGATAATCAATATGGAAATGGTCTGATTGACGTGGTTGCTGCATATAACTATCTGATAAGCCAGGGAAACACGCCCGTTCAGCCTTCCCTCGACAAAGATGCGATGCTGGTGTCAGTAGAGCAGCAGGGAGATGGCGTTTGTGATTCTGCTGTGGTTCCTGAGATTGTTGTCCGAAATACAGGCAAAACCGCGTTCACCTCTCTCGAAATATCTTATGAAATTTCCAACGGCGCTTCCGGAACCTACAACTGGACAGGAAACCTCAATCCCGGACAGACTCAGACTCTTCAGTTGCCGATGGTTATTCTTTCCAAAGGATATTATCTGATTGATGTAGAAATTACAAAAGTGGATGGTGGCAACGACCCGGTTTTTGTCGATAATATGGCTTCGGGTTCGTTTGCTCTCCTGGGCGATGAAACGCCCGTTTCCAATCCGATCAATGTTTGCAATGGCTCTGAAGGGATGCTTACGGTAACTTCTCCCGCCAGTGATGTTACCTTCAAATGGTATGAATCCCCAAACGCCACCACCGCAGTGGGTGAAGGCCCTAACTTTATTACTCCACCCCTTACCGGTAACAAAAGCTACTATGTGGCAGCAGTTACGGCCTTCGAACTGGGAATGGCAAACAAAGACCTGGGTGCAGGCTTTTTTGTACAGCCTATTACCAACTATCTCATTTTTGATGTCAGGTATCCCGTATTACTCAAGTCTGTAAAAGTATATGCAGGCGCTGCAGGAACGAGAACTTTCCTTCTGAGAAGTGCCAATGGCTCAACACTTGGAAGCCGGATTATACCTTTGGTCGCTGGAGAACAAAGAGTTGAACTGAACTTCCCCATAGCAGCAGGAGAAGACTACCAACTGGGCCTGGGAGGGGCAAACGGAAACCTATATTCCAGTGCATCGGGTTACAGTTTTCCGTTTGACTACAACGGAATCATCTCCATCAAAGGTTCCAACAATTCGCTCTACCATCACTTCTACGACTGGGAGGTCGAGTATGAAAGCCCTTGTGGCCGCGCATTTACATTCGCAACTGTGTCAAATGGAAGTGTGGTTGCCGGATTTACGGCCAGCGATACCACAGTAGATATCTCTGATGCGTCATCTGTGAAGTTTACCAATACGAGCACCGGTGCAGCAACTTATCTGTGGAGTTTTGGCGACGGTGCTACCAGTACAGAGGCAAATCCTTCCCACAACTATTTTGCCCCGGGCGACTATCAGGTAGGGCTTTCTTCAACGAGCGCGGGCCTTTGTTCTGACGCAGTGGCAAAAACCATTCATGTAACCGGTAGCTATCCATATAGTGTAGGCATAGAAGACGATGTTTACTCATTTGGCAGAATCGCAGTTTACCCAAACCCGGGATCAGGCGCATTTAATGTTGACCTTGAGCTAAACCGCAGGTATGAAGCTGAAATAGGTATATATGACCAGCTAGGTAAACAAGTACTTTCGCTTAAGAAAAATGATTATCAGAATGACAAACTGGTTCTGGATATTTCGGAGCAAAGTAATGGAATCTATTATCTGAAAATTGGCGTAAACGGGCAATCCGTGGTGAAAAAATTAATCAAGTACAACCAGTAACTACCCAAAGACTAACTAACAACAGAAGCTTATTATGCGGTTTATTTTTATTATTTTTTGGGGAATGGTTGGCTTATTCCCCATGGCTGGCATCGGTCAGACAGTCGATTATTCCCGTGTCAGTACGGCACTGGAAACTGATTTGCTGAACCGCCCCAACGATTTTCATCAGATCAGCATTATGCTCGCCGACCGGGTAGATGCACATGCCTTGCATCAAAACTTCAGGAAAAATAATACTCCCCTGAATGTAAGAGCAGAGCAGACCATTACTTTGCTGAAAGCAAAAGCCCGGCAGACACAGCCTGCCCTATTGTCTTTCATTAATCAGTCCGCCGATGTCGAACCCGGCAGTGTAGCAGCTTTCTGGGTTACCAATGTCATTTTCATCAATGCACGACCTGCGTTGATTGCAGCGCTTAGCAACCGCCCGGACGTTGAATGGATTGATAAAAACTACGAACTGGAGATTGAAAGCTTTGAAGCCTCACCGGTACCTGCGCGGTTTTCTTTTCCGGGAGGAAGAGAAAAGGGCCTCACAGCCATCAATACACCTCCCATGTGGGCGATGGGCTACACCGGATATGGCCGTACGGCTATGAGTTTTGACACTGGTGTGGATCCCGATCACCCCGGACTAAAAGAGCATTACAGAGGCAATTTTTTCCCTACCGAATGGTCCTGGTTTGAATTTAATAATCCGCAAAGCACGATTCCCACAGATTGCGATGACCATGGCACACATACGACCGGAACGATGGTTGGAAGAAACCCTGCGACAAACGACACGTTTGGTGTCGCTGTGAATGGATTGTGGATGGCCTGTCCCGGGATTTGCGCTAATACCAATCAGACCACCGCTACGGCAAATTTCCAGTGGGCATTAAATCCCGATGGTGATTCTTCTACCATTGCCGATATGCCCGATGTGATTAATAATTCCTGGTGGTTCCCCAGTCTGTCAGGCACTGCTGAGTGTGGCAGTTTTTTTAAGCCGTTGCTGAGTGGAATGGAAGCAGCCGGAATAGCGATTGTCTTCTCCGCTGGAAATGACGGGCCGGGCGTTTCAACCATTACCCCCCCCAAAAATATCAATACAGATACAGTAGATGTATTTTCGGTAGCCAACATCAATGCCAACAACCCAAACCTGACGATTGCCAATAGCTCTTCCCGCGGCCCATCGATCTGTGTTGTGGATTCCGGTGGATCGCTGGATATAAAGCCTGAAGTTTCAGCTCCTGGTACAGGCGTAAGGTCCAGTGTACGTGGAGGCGGATTCTCGAATTTTACCGGTACGTCGATGGCTGCTCCTCATGTATCGGGGGCAATCCTGCTGCTGAAAGAAGCCTTTCCCTACCTTTCTGGAACAGAATTAAAGTTGGCGCTCTACTATACTGCGGTTGATCTCGGGCCGGCAGGAGAAGACAACTTTTATGGAAGAGGCATTATCGATGTATTTGCTGCCTACAACTACCTTGTCGGAAAAGGCCATACACCTGTTGACATTTCTGCCTACCCTGATGCCACAGTCACGGATGCCGGACTGACTACCGGATCGCTTTGCGGACTTACCGGAGAACCTTCATTTATGCTCGAAAATAAAGGAAGTATCGATATTACGTCTGCCGAAATCGAATATACCTTTTCAGACGGGACTTCCGGAACTTATACCTGGACAGGAACGCTGCTGGCTGGTCAATCCAGTCTTTTGACATTGCCTGCACATACATTTTCCAGCGGGGTGGTAGAAATGGAAGTAACGATCTCTACGCTAAACGGCGCTCCCGAATACTTTTTTTATGACAATACAACAACCGGAAGTTTTGTCGTGGTAGAGGATATTTCTCCTATAACCACGGATGCCAATGCTTGTATAGGCTCATCGGGATTGCTGACAGCTGCTATTTCGGATTCGCAGTCAACAATTGTGTGGTACGATGCAGTTACAGGTGGGAATATTCTGGGCGAAGGTTCTTTATTTCTCTCTCCCCCGGTTTCCGGGAATACTACTTTTTATGCAGGTTCGATTACAAAAACAACAGTAGGCCCGGTCGATAATACCTACTCTCCCGGAATATTTTTCCAGTCCACCGAGCCTTATGTAGAATTTGATGCAGCGCTGCCTTTTGTTCTCAAATCTGTAGTGGTATATGCGAATACAAACAACCTGCGGGTATTTCAGCTTACAGATAAGAATGGGGTAGAATTGGCGAAACTGAATGCCTACGTAACGGTGGGAGAAAACGTAATTCCATTAAAATTTCAGGTTCCGGCAGGAAAAGGGCATAGACTGAAACTGGCCGCGGGAAGTCCTTCGGATTTGTTTGTGAATATCAGCAGCGTGGGTTATCCATTTGATTACAAAGGCCTTGTTACAATTACCACAGCCAGTAACCCGCTCACATATCCCTATTTTTACAACTGGGAAATAGAAATTCAAAACCCATGCCCACGGGTGCCGGCTGAAGTGGTTACCTCTTCCGGAAATGTTACAGCCGCGTTTGACGCTGACCAGACTACGGTTGACCTCGCATATAATGCCACGGTTGAATTTACTGATATGAGCACCGGTGCTACCGGCTGGCTGTGGGATTTCGGCGATGGCAAAACCAGCACCGATCAAAATCCTTCCAATCAGTACTACTTTGCAGGCAACTATACGGTTTCGCTGATTACCTCCGGAACAGACTCCTGCCAGGCCGCCGCTACTATGGAGATTGTCGTGGAAGGTACCTATCCCTACAATGTGGGTGTTGAAGATAAACTCGCAGAAATCGGCGATGTGAATATTTTCCCCAACCCCGGTACCGGACAGTATTTTATCGATTTTGATCTTAAAAACCGCACAAATATCGCCCTTGAAGTCTATGACCTGCTTGGGAAAAGAATAGTTTCCATAGACGAAAAACCCATTCTTAAAGACCGCATTTCCCTGGATATCCGGTCGTTTGCAAATGGCGTCTATTATCTGAGTTTTTCTTTGGAAGGACAGACGGTTGTAAGGAAACTGATCAAAAACCAGTAAACCTAAATGAAAGGTCGTTTACTTTATACCTTTCTTATTGGACTCCTGCAGCTAAATGTTGTACAGGGATTTTCTCCTGATTCTGCGAAGATCGATTTT
The DNA window shown above is from Bacteroidia bacterium and carries:
- a CDS encoding S8 family serine peptidase; its protein translation is MKESIFLLVFLLVQSDLFSQVSFHPDKTDPALIAAIAERPDDFHPVYILLEDHLDMVAMNNAFNKQNTSLEDRSVIAINALKSKAAATQGPLLNWLGRSEGVVKESVQSFWITNVIYAEIRGEAVHQLGQREDVGQIELVVPPRVETTSNRKKVPARPAGSVGGHEPGHNVIHAPEMWALGYSGAGRKILVIDSGVDGQHPALKDNYHGNFVPGSQTWYAPASVPEPADCFTIDHGTNVAGIAVGLDRVTHDTIGVAYNSTWMGAMAISHDDCNNVVNVVNVFQWAMDPDGNPATIDDRPDVINDSWGSVSVIADPLYCYATIPLIINSLEAAGIGVIAGAGNEGVSNPPSIIFPAYANFSLVDAFAVGAIDGNNPNLPLASFSSQGPSICGDTGSLLIKPEVVAPGVNIRTSTSFGYIVVSGTSMSAPLASGAFLLLKEAFPSLTGEQIKLGLYYGASDLGPPGEDNKFGMGVVDVMGAYNYLISQGNTPATPALDKDAMLLSAEPNGQGLCDSVAVPELVIRNSGRTTFTTLEIAYQISNGTSGTYTWTGSLAPGLSQTIQMPMLSLEKGYYSIKYVISKVDGIKDRLIFGNLNACSFALLGDEKPISPSPVNICYASKGLLTASSPSPDVILKWYDTQGSANVLGEGPNFMTILLTVNRDYYVGAVTEFNLGLENKDVGSGTFLPQTTNYLTFDVNYPVLLNSVKVYASVAGTRTIQVKNSSGTVIGSKTVSVTPQISGGERIDLNISLAPGKGYRMELDGSLAFLHANTSGFTFPMDFRGMISITGSNNGLYNYFYDWELEYKSPCGRTRVQTIVSNGSATAGFTSSDTVIDISNAAQVHFTNTSTGAARYLWSFGDGTTSTQVNPSHHYYTAGFYQVGLAAISSDSCSDAVAMNIHVTGVYPYNVGIEEDIEEFGKVSIYPNPGTGLYNLVLDLNRKHEAEIEIFDQVGKKITFLEKNEYQRNHLLLDISGYSSGIYYLKIRTLDQTIVKKLIKIARL
- a CDS encoding S8 family serine peptidase; protein product: MRFIFIIFWGMVGLFPMAGIGQTVDYSRVSTALETDLLNRPNDFHQISIMLADRVDAHALHQNFRKNNTPLNVRAEQTITLLKAKARQTQPALLSFINQSADVEPGSVAAFWVTNVIFINARPALIAALSNRPDVEWIDKNYELEIESFEASPVPARFSFPGGREKGLTAINTPPMWAMGYTGYGRTAMSFDTGVDPDHPGLKEHYRGNFFPTEWSWFEFNNPQSTIPTDCDDHGTHTTGTMVGRNPATNDTFGVAVNGLWMACPGICANTNQTTATANFQWALNPDGDSSTIADMPDVINNSWWFPSLSGTAECGSFFKPLLSGMEAAGIAIVFSAGNDGPGVSTITPPKNINTDTVDVFSVANINANNPNLTIANSSSRGPSICVVDSGGSLDIKPEVSAPGTGVRSSVRGGGFSNFTGTSMAAPHVSGAILLLKEAFPYLSGTELKLALYYTAVDLGPAGEDNFYGRGIIDVFAAYNYLVGKGHTPVDISAYPDATVTDAGLTTGSLCGLTGEPSFMLENKGSIDITSAEIEYTFSDGTSGTYTWTGTLLAGQSSLLTLPAHTFSSGVVEMEVTISTLNGAPEYFFYDNTTTGSFVVVEDISPITTDANACIGSSGLLTAAISDSQSTIVWYDAVTGGNILGEGSLFLSPPVSGNTTFYAGSITKTTVGPVDNTYSPGIFFQSTEPYVEFDAALPFVLKSVVVYANTNNLRVFQLTDKNGVELAKLNAYVTVGENVIPLKFQVPAGKGHRLKLAAGSPSDLFVNISSVGYPFDYKGLVTITTASNPLTYPYFYNWEIEIQNPCPRVPAEVVTSSGNVTAAFDADQTTVDLAYNATVEFTDMSTGATGWLWDFGDGKTSTDQNPSNQYYFAGNYTVSLITSGTDSCQAAATMEIVVEGTYPYNVGVEDKLAEIGDVNIFPNPGTGQYFIDFDLKNRTNIALEVYDLLGKRIVSIDEKPILKDRISLDIRSFANGVYYLSFSLEGQTVVRKLIKNQ
- a CDS encoding S8 family serine peptidase, coding for MKRNSLLLLFVFLFISSGLFSQAELNADKVTYSLISAMEQDPTAFYPVYILLEDRLDMIEMNENFNKLKTSLEDRSVIVINSLQAKAASTQQPLLNFLRASANVEQNSIESFWITNLIYAEVNAAAVRDLSQRADVGQLELVIPPQVEEMKNMKMSPARPGNSVGGHENGHDVINAPAMWAMGYTGAGRKILVIDTGVEGNHPALKYNYWGNFVPHSQAWYAVSSKPEPEDCTTSSHGSHVTGIAVGLDRITHDTIGVAFNATWMGAAAIQDAPSCTSAASTITAMQWAINPDGNAATINDRPDVINNSWGGDTASTMNPALCTGATQTAVNALEAAGIAVVTSAGNLGELGPSSLSSPGYSNYTLVNAFAVGAINGHNPNLPRASFSSQGPSICGGTGSLLIKPEVVAPGVNVRSSVIGGYAQYEGTSMASPMTSGAFLLLKEAFPTLTGEQIKLALYYSAVDLGPAGEDNQYGNGLIDVVAAYNYLISQGNTPVQPSLDKDAMLVSVEQQGDGVCDSAVVPEIVVRNTGKTAFTSLEISYEISNGASGTYNWTGNLNPGQTQTLQLPMVILSKGYYLIDVEITKVDGGNDPVFVDNMASGSFALLGDETPVSNPINVCNGSEGMLTVTSPASDVTFKWYESPNATTAVGEGPNFITPPLTGNKSYYVAAVTAFELGMANKDLGAGFFVQPITNYLIFDVRYPVLLKSVKVYAGAAGTRTFLLRSANGSTLGSRIIPLVAGEQRVELNFPIAAGEDYQLGLGGANGNLYSSASGYSFPFDYNGIISIKGSNNSLYHHFYDWEVEYESPCGRAFTFATVSNGSVVAGFTASDTTVDISDASSVKFTNTSTGAATYLWSFGDGATSTEANPSHNYFAPGDYQVGLSSTSAGLCSDAVAKTIHVTGSYPYSVGIEDDVYSFGRIAVYPNPGSGAFNVDLELNRRYEAEIGIYDQLGKQVLSLKKNDYQNDKLVLDISEQSNGIYYLKIGVNGQSVVKKLIKYNQ